From a single Vespa crabro chromosome 22, iyVesCrab1.2, whole genome shotgun sequence genomic region:
- the LOC124431860 gene encoding uncharacterized protein LOC124431860 gives MCNRSKWKPRSYCYSTKKIKSVPSTKWERQIPKDEDYWERYIRKEEKNLIVRDSYPNLTNFPSIHRYPQSLYRWIRNDDDANNVDYLTGNERKSFATNFPPCRLKSFTKENDLASISQPIVTVFPPTPSKRPTKIFSTRKEEYKRALAEDISFRKVYSSLFPVNPRNASNENEKIKIKSYLKKSRSFYENDRPTGTSRNGRKSSTSQTRGTLLNKNDLESIGKLVDKIELSDDFDFNRESFHFDDTDDRFDLQFRTTRNKDNDRIQFNSDLENKSECAISALTKHTERNKGASADGDFLKYSVRYAHEALKRVTKDLRSGNLGINEMTKKVRTMEDSEKYEKKFINISPISLKPLSSHDRIEEVEDYLPHTLSLTENFLNGLPKMSYFPRKKRDRCLSCLYKSLEEIGISSRKNAYDRRKEREEEGKYQRNISVEGESNGDVSLAEFKDEQNQCDFRVNEEVGFATERNSSDSNGDNIEEANKFGFPNIQGTGERRTSVNEVKETEGCLPVPELESTSPNDKRIAFKSMSSERSRGSTSNTDDDDDDSSVAYMEYSSRRSKYRPACHAPTIFSHSLEPLRALKLKKLTNMQARMTFNEINDESPTIIEANERSREIGLKKTGQTTIPMDTKGGIIEGDSKSMKKLIKIKSVSENLIIDAEVNEAKKKSLFRRSSSCKNFEWTLRDSTRGTSLPPPVLRSLAEDEPLFTKEEIEETLKNFEKRNASPTFALSTLCDMFLNRILESNDKRDRRRDNIAKRLVKLLVESRRYSNPDKFPSDLIFSSKQRPLLNGQRLRRILPLDSYNLIAPLLGIPEYYPRLHMAPHKMEKPVESTKERSDKLDLIQDTLDDLIVHPPSSRDSTVSCDEIGTARYNPYGLFMRKERRKAVIWRPLTEFDLKGYDPQATLRMRADKITTDICMEFCDWLRSLGGLERDIDERVLKDMFEINFSADACKTTQISVKEMATVPTDVALARLCHGTSVLATTRKQLERDAKAESRPKRTLAFGTSMPTDLLFIPPSNRVRETWLKCKNVPRELETMDVVWDGIIHLESVQAFVKCLRMHPKVSLPKMFKRAVLPKTVRKLAFVKENSRDI, from the exons ATGTGCAATCGATCGAAATGGAAGCCGAGGTCGTATTGTTACTCcacgaagaagataaaatccgTTCCAAGCACAAA ATGGGAACGTCAAATTCCAAAGGATGAGGATTATTGGGAGCGATACATtcgtaaggaagaaaaaaacctAATAGTAAGAGATTCCTATCCAAATTTAACCAATTTCCCTTCGATCCACAGATATCCTCAAAGTTTATATCGTTGGATTCGTAATGACGACGACGCGAATAATGTCGATTATTTAACTggtaacgaaagaaaatctttcgcAACGAATTTTCCGCCTTGTAGGTTAAAGTCGTTTACCAAAGAAAACGATCTCGCGAGTATTAGTCAGCCTATAGTTACGGTCTTTCCTCCTACGCCATCGAAACGACCTACTAAAATATTTAGTACCCGCAAAGAGGAGTACAAGAGGGCTCTTGCTGAAGATATATCATTTCGAAAAGtatattcctctctttttcctgtAAACCCACGTAATGCTTCCAATGAGAACGagaaaattaagataaaaagttatttgaaaaaaagtcGTTCTTTTTATGAAAACGATCGTCCAACAGGAACGAGCCGAAATGGAAGGAAGTCATCGACGAGTCAAACCAGGGGGactcttttaaataaaaacgatttagaATCAATCGGGAAACTCGTCGATAAGATCGAATTGTCCGAcgattttgattttaatcgaGAAAGTTTTCATTTCGACGACACCGACGATCGTTTCGATTTACAATTTAGAACGACGCGAAACAAGGATAACGATCGAATACAATTTAATTcagatttagaaaataaatccgAATGCGCGATATCTGCTTTAACGAAACATACCGAGCGAAATAAAGGAGCCTCGGCCGATGGCGACTTCTTGAAATATTCCGTTCGATATGCTCACGAAGCATTGAAACGTGTAACGAAAGATTTGCGCTCTGGGAATTTGGGAATAAACGAAATGACGAAGAAGGTTCGAACAATGGAGGAttctgaaaaatatgaaaaaaagtttataaacaTTTCCCCTATCTCGTTGAAACCTCTATCCAGTCACGATCGCATCGAGGAAGTCGAAGATTATTTGCCGCATACGTTGAGTCTAACAGAGAATTTTCTAAACGGATTACCAAAGATGTCGTATTTTCCACGAAAGAAACGCGATCGATGTCTCTCGTGTTTATATAAATCCCTCGAGGAGATCGGCATATCCTCGAGAAAGAACGCATACGATAGGAGGAAGGAACgggaggaggaaggaaagTATCAACGAAATATATCCGTCGAGGGCGAGAGCAATGGTGACGTTAGTTTAGCCGAGTTCAAAGACGAACAAAATCAGTGTGATTTCAGGGTGAACGAGGAGGTTGGATTCGCAACGGAACGTAATAGTAGCGATAGTAATGGCGATAATATAGAGGAGGCAAACAAATTCGGCTTTCCGAATATACAAGGAACCGGAGAGAGGAGAACGTCCGTCAACGAAGTTAAGGAGACGGAAGGATGTCTGCCAGTTCCGGAATTAGAATCAACGAGTCCAAATGATAAGAGGATAGCTTTCAAATCCATGTCGTCGGAAAGATCTAGAGGTAGTACCTCTAATacggacgacgacgacgacgactcgAGCGTCGCATATATGGAATATTCGTCGAGGAGATCGAAATACAGGCCGGCTTGTCACGCACCGACCATTTTTTCTCACTCCTTGGAGCCTCTCAGAgcgttgaaattaaaaaagttgACGAATATGCAAGCACGCATGACTTTCAACGAAATCAACGACGAGTCGCCGACTATCATCGAGGCCAACGAGAGAAGTCGTGAGATCGGATTGAAAAAAACGGGACAAACGACGATTCCGATGGATACGAAAGGAGGGATAATCGAGGGTGATTCCAAGTCgatgaaaaaattgattaaaataaaatccgtTTCGGAGAATTTGATCATCGACGCCGAAGTCAacgaagcaaagaaaaaatctcTGTTCAGAAGGAGCTCCAGTTGTAAAAATTTCGAATGGACTTTGAGGGATTCTACGAGAGGTACGTCGTTGCCACCGCCGGTCTTACGCTCGCTGGCCGAGGACGAACCGTTGTTTACGAAGGAGGAGATCGAagaaacgttaaaaaatttcGAGAAACGTAACGCATCGCCGACGTTCGCTTTGTCCACTCTTTGCGATATGtttttaaatcgaattttAGAGTCGAACGATAAGCGAGATAGGAGACGCGATAACATAGCGAAACGCTTGGTGAAATTATTAGTAGAATCGAGACGTTATTCGAATCCTGATAAGTTTCCATCTGACCTGATATTTTCCTCGAAACAGCGACCGTTGTTGAACGGGCAGCGATTAAGGCGCATCCTACCCCTTGATTCTTACAATCTGATCGCACCTTTGCTGGGAATTCCCGAATACTACCCGAGGTTACACATGGCCCCTCATAAAATGGAGAAACCGGTTGAATCGACGAAGGAACGATCCGATAAATTGGATTTGATCCAGGATACTCTGGACGATCTGATC GTACACCCGCCGTCTTCGAGGGACAGCACGGTCTCGTGCGATGAGATCGGAACGGCGCGTTACAATCCTTACGGACTTTttatgagaaaagagagacgcAAG GCTGTCATTTGGCGTCCCTTGACGGAATTCGACTTAAAGGGCTACGATCCGCAAGCCACTCTTCGCATGAGGGCCGACAAGATTACCACGGACATATGCATGGAATTTTGCGATTGGCTGAGAAGCTTGGGGGGCTTAGAAAGAGACATCGATGAGAGGGTTCTCAAGGACATgttcgaaattaatttttcagcGGACGCCTGTAAAACGACACAA atcaGTGTGAAAGAGATGGCTACCGTTCCGACGGACGTGGCATTGGCGAGATTGTGTCACGGGACGAGCGTATTGGCGACAACGAGGAAACAACTCGAGAGGGATGCCAAGGCTGAAAGTAGACCTAAACGCACCTTGGCATTTGGTACATCAATGCCAACCGATCTATTATTCATACCGCCTAGTAATCGCGTTCGAGAAACCTGGCTCAAGTGTAAAAACGTGCCACGAGAACTCGAAACGATGGACGTAGTTTGGGATGGGATAATTCATTTGGAGAGCGTGCAAGCTTTCGTTAAGTGCTTACGCATGCACCCGAAG GTTAGTCTACCTAAAATGTTCAAACGTGCTGTACTTCCGAAAACCGTCCGAAAACTGGCGTTTGTCAAGGAAAATAGCagagatatataa